One region of Rhodophyticola sp. CCM32 genomic DNA includes:
- a CDS encoding Na+/H+ antiporter subunit B: MNSVILNAATRLLVALLLLFSVYMLLRGHNLPGGGFIGGLIGATGFVLYTIAHGCAATRAALRVEPQNIAMTGLGIALAAGVFAAIFGDAFFTGQWLFIGGTDEDKGLPVSSVLVFDIGVYLVVFGAILTIVLALEEEV; the protein is encoded by the coding sequence ATGAACTCCGTTATCCTGAACGCGGCCACGCGGCTGCTTGTGGCGCTGTTGCTGCTGTTCTCCGTCTATATGCTGCTTCGCGGACATAACCTGCCCGGCGGCGGCTTTATCGGCGGGTTGATCGGGGCCACGGGGTTTGTGCTTTACACCATCGCCCATGGATGTGCGGCCACCCGCGCGGCGCTGAGGGTGGAGCCGCAGAATATCGCCATGACCGGGTTGGGGATTGCCCTGGCCGCGGGCGTTTTCGCGGCGATTTTCGGCGATGCGTTCTTTACCGGGCAATGGCTGTTCATTGGTGGCACCGATGAGGACAAGGGCCTGCCGGTCAGTTCGGTTCTGGTCTTCGATATCGGGGTGTATCTGGTGGTGTTCGGGGCGATCCTGACCATTGTGCTGGCCCTGGAAGAGGAGGTCTGA
- the mnhG gene encoding monovalent cation/H(+) antiporter subunit G, with protein sequence MIIDIILAVLVLLGGFFCFVAGLGVLRLPDVLIRMHASTKAGTLGSGLILIAVAVLFADLATVTRAVATIVFLLITAPVAAHMIGRAAFRSGVTMWRTTVEDGVKDALRRK encoded by the coding sequence ATGATCATCGACATCATTCTGGCGGTGCTGGTCCTGCTGGGCGGGTTTTTCTGCTTTGTTGCCGGTCTGGGCGTATTGCGCCTGCCCGATGTGCTGATCCGCATGCATGCCTCGACCAAGGCGGGGACCTTGGGCAGCGGGCTGATCCTGATCGCGGTGGCGGTGCTGTTTGCGGATCTGGCAACCGTGACCCGGGCGGTGGCGACCATCGTATTTCTGCTGATCACCGCGCCGGTCGCGGCCCATATGATCGGGCGGGCCGCGTTCCGGTCCGGCGTGACTATGTGGAGAACAACCGTTGAAGACGGCGTTAAAGACGCATTGCGGCGCAAGTGA
- a CDS encoding ABC transporter permease codes for MSVAFRIARRELRGGLHGFRVFLACLALGVAAIAAVGSVRVSIEEGLAREGAVILGGDAEMSFTYRMATTDERAWMETHASAISETVDFRSMAVVDGPDGPEQALTQVRGVDNLYPLYGQVVLSPDIPIAQALAETDGLPGGIMQPVLADRLGLQPGDSFRLGTQVFRLTALLETEPDSAAGGFSLGPRSIVSLDGLARSGLLQPGTLYNSQYRLRLPEGTVLQPLEDGALTRFRDTGLRWRDSRNGAPGIQRFIDRIGAFLVLVGLAGLAVGGVGISSAIRTYLEGKTATIATLKTLGAEGRIIFAVYFLQIGVLTVTGLALGLILGGLAPLALAPLIQAQLPVPASFGIHLAPLAEAALYGGLTALIFTLWPLARTEHIRAAALYRAVSNPSGARPRLIYLGLTAALTATLVGLAAWLSGIPQLALFTAGGVLIALALLALSALFVRMLCRRLARARMARGRTALRLALGAVGAPGSEAGSVVLSLGLGLTVLAAVGQIDSNLRSALTDDLPDVAPSYFFVDIQNDQLPGFLNRVETDPGVSRVETAPMLRGVITRINGRPAQEVAADHWVLQGDRGVTYLTTAPPTEEITAGTWWPDSYAGPPLVAFAAEEAAEIGLGIGDEITVNILGRDITATIAALREVDFSNAGIGFILTMSQNALAGAPHTHIATVYAEEQAEAQILRDVATAAPNITAIRMRDALERVADALSGLAAATSYGAAATLLTGFIVLIGAAAAGERGRVFEAAILKTIGASRTRILASFALRSAILGAAAGIVAIGAGTLAGWAVMTFVMEAGFRFMAAPALAIIAGGAMATLLAGLAFALRPLAARPAQVLRTRD; via the coding sequence ATGAGCGTTGCGTTCCGCATTGCCCGCCGGGAACTGCGCGGGGGCCTGCACGGGTTTCGCGTCTTTCTGGCGTGCCTGGCCCTTGGGGTTGCGGCCATTGCCGCCGTCGGTTCTGTCCGGGTGTCGATTGAGGAAGGGCTGGCGCGGGAGGGCGCGGTGATCCTGGGCGGCGATGCCGAGATGTCCTTTACCTATCGCATGGCCACGACAGATGAACGCGCCTGGATGGAGACCCATGCCAGCGCAATTTCCGAAACGGTCGATTTCCGCTCCATGGCGGTGGTCGACGGGCCGGACGGGCCTGAACAGGCCCTGACCCAGGTGCGCGGCGTCGATAATCTCTACCCGCTTTACGGGCAGGTCGTGCTGTCACCGGATATTCCCATCGCCCAGGCCCTGGCCGAAACCGATGGCCTGCCCGGTGGCATCATGCAGCCCGTGCTTGCAGACCGGTTGGGCCTGCAACCGGGCGACAGTTTTCGCCTTGGCACGCAGGTCTTCCGCCTGACCGCCCTGCTTGAGACGGAACCCGATAGCGCGGCGGGCGGGTTTTCCCTTGGCCCCCGCAGCATTGTCAGCCTTGACGGGCTGGCAAGGTCCGGTCTGTTGCAGCCGGGCACGCTTTATAACAGCCAATACCGCCTGCGCCTGCCCGAAGGCACCGTTCTGCAACCGCTGGAAGACGGTGCGCTCACGCGGTTTCGCGATACCGGTCTGCGCTGGCGCGACAGCCGCAATGGCGCCCCCGGCATCCAGCGTTTCATCGACCGGATCGGCGCGTTTCTTGTGCTTGTGGGGCTGGCCGGGCTGGCGGTTGGCGGGGTCGGCATCTCCTCGGCAATCCGCACCTATCTGGAGGGCAAGACCGCCACCATCGCCACCCTGAAAACCCTGGGCGCGGAGGGGCGCATAATCTTTGCCGTCTATTTCCTGCAAATCGGGGTTCTGACCGTGACAGGCCTTGCGCTTGGCCTGATCCTTGGTGGGCTGGCACCACTGGCGCTGGCCCCGTTGATCCAGGCGCAATTGCCCGTGCCTGCCAGTTTCGGTATCCATCTGGCCCCTTTGGCCGAGGCCGCGCTGTATGGCGGTCTGACAGCGCTGATCTTCACGCTCTGGCCGCTGGCCCGCACGGAACATATCCGCGCTGCAGCCCTTTACAGGGCAGTGTCAAACCCGTCCGGCGCGCGGCCACGGCTGATCTATCTGGGTCTGACCGCTGCGCTGACCGCCACGCTTGTGGGTCTGGCCGCCTGGCTTTCGGGCATTCCGCAGCTTGCCCTCTTCACCGCTGGCGGGGTTCTGATCGCGCTGGCACTGCTTGCGCTTTCGGCCCTGTTCGTGCGTATGCTTTGCCGCCGTCTGGCCCGGGCCCGCATGGCCCGGGGCCGAACGGCGCTGCGCCTGGCGCTTGGGGCGGTCGGCGCGCCGGGATCCGAGGCAGGCTCGGTCGTTCTATCCCTCGGGCTTGGCCTGACAGTGCTGGCCGCAGTGGGGCAGATCGACAGCAACCTGCGCAGCGCCCTGACCGATGATCTGCCCGATGTGGCACCCTCATATTTCTTCGTCGATATCCAGAATGACCAGTTGCCGGGCTTCCTGAACCGGGTTGAAACCGACCCTGGTGTCAGCCGTGTCGAGACCGCGCCGATGCTGCGCGGTGTCATCACCCGGATCAACGGGCGCCCCGCGCAGGAGGTCGCCGCCGATCACTGGGTGTTGCAGGGCGACCGGGGTGTCACCTATCTGACCACGGCACCGCCGACCGAAGAGATCACCGCCGGAACCTGGTGGCCCGACAGCTATGCAGGCCCGCCGCTGGTCGCCTTTGCCGCCGAGGAGGCCGCAGAGATCGGGTTGGGCATCGGTGATGAGATCACCGTCAACATCCTTGGCCGCGACATCACCGCGACCATCGCCGCCCTGCGCGAGGTCGATTTCTCGAACGCCGGTATCGGTTTTATCCTGACCATGTCGCAAAACGCGCTGGCAGGCGCCCCGCACACCCATATCGCCACAGTCTACGCGGAAGAACAGGCCGAGGCACAAATCCTCCGCGATGTGGCCACAGCCGCACCCAATATCACCGCGATCCGCATGCGGGACGCGCTGGAACGGGTGGCCGATGCCCTGTCAGGCCTTGCGGCGGCCACATCCTACGGGGCGGCGGCCACGCTTCTGACCGGGTTCATCGTGCTGATCGGTGCCGCCGCCGCGGGGGAACGTGGCCGGGTGTTCGAGGCCGCCATTCTGAAAACTATCGGCGCCTCGCGGACGCGCATTCTGGCCAGTTTTGCGCTGCGCTCCGCGATATTGGGGGCCGCCGCCGGGATCGTGGCAATCGGTGCGGGCACGCTTGCCGGTTGGGCGGTGATGACATTCGTGATGGAAGCCGGGTTCCGTTTCATGGCGGCTCCGGCACTGGCGATCATCGCAGGCGGGGCAATGGCCACATTGCTGGCGGGTCTTGCCTTTGCGCTCCGCCCGCTGGCGGCGCGCCCGGCACAGGTGCTGCGCACCCGTGATTAA
- a CDS encoding monovalent cation/H+ antiporter complex subunit F, with translation MGILQTAVDIAFVLVMLGVVFAFIRLIKGPSLPDRIVALDMMTVQIVAFCGLFAIASGETAFLDVAIVLALVGFLATVALARFVERRVARVGEDTPGPDISDDKDTSP, from the coding sequence ATGGGGATTTTGCAGACAGCCGTCGATATCGCCTTTGTTCTGGTGATGCTGGGCGTTGTTTTTGCCTTCATCCGGTTGATCAAGGGGCCAAGCCTGCCTGACCGGATCGTGGCGCTTGACATGATGACCGTGCAGATTGTGGCATTCTGCGGATTGTTCGCCATTGCCTCCGGTGAAACGGCGTTTCTGGATGTGGCGATCGTGCTGGCCCTTGTGGGGTTTCTGGCCACCGTGGCCCTGGCGCGGTTTGTGGAACGGCGCGTGGCGCGGGTCGGTGAGGACACCCCCGGGCCGGATATCTCAGATGACAAGGACACATCGCCATGA
- a CDS encoding Na+/H+ antiporter subunit C, with protein sequence MELLISIMVGVMVATGTYLMLARNVLRFLFGLILISNAANLMIFVAGRLTAESPPLIAEGAALPPDLVANALPQALVLTAIVIGFGLFAFALTLVYRGYQSMGTLMSDEMRLAEPREDGK encoded by the coding sequence ATGGAGCTTCTGATTTCCATCATGGTCGGGGTCATGGTCGCCACAGGCACCTATCTGATGCTGGCCCGCAATGTGCTGCGGTTCCTGTTCGGGCTGATCCTGATCTCGAATGCGGCAAATCTGATGATTTTCGTGGCCGGTCGCCTGACCGCCGAAAGCCCGCCCCTGATTGCGGAAGGGGCCGCGCTTCCCCCCGATCTGGTGGCCAATGCCCTGCCGCAGGCGCTGGTGCTGACGGCGATTGTGATCGGCTTTGGCCTTTTCGCCTTTGCCCTGACGCTGGTCTATCGCGGCTATCAGTCCATGGGCACGTTGATGAGTGACGAGATGCGCCTGGCAGAGCCGAGAGAGGACGGGAAATGA
- a CDS encoding hydrogen peroxide-inducible genes activator: protein MRLMPTLQQLRYLVAVADTLHFRRAAERTHVTQPTLSGQLKQLETKLGTQLVERSRSRVVLTPTGAGVAARARAILRDVADIEEIAKQGRHPLDGTIRVGVVQSLGSYLLPLVIPDLHASQPDLKLYVREGPANDLLTRIDEGSLDLLFFPLPAPGSELETARLFREPLLAVTATDHPLTDKPRISRDDLKGETILTLEPGHRLHAQVRQICTDTGAQLSLDYEATSLDTIRQMVAMGLGISLLPALYVRSEVTQNTLVTSRPLTGPVPFRSIGMVWRKTAARGEAFVELARILRRILRANAPDVTVIE from the coding sequence ATGCGCCTCATGCCCACCCTGCAACAACTCCGGTATCTGGTCGCCGTGGCCGATACACTGCATTTTCGCCGGGCGGCGGAACGGACCCATGTGACCCAACCCACCCTGTCCGGTCAGTTGAAACAGCTTGAGACCAAACTGGGCACGCAACTGGTTGAACGGTCGCGCAGCCGGGTGGTGCTGACCCCCACCGGCGCCGGGGTCGCCGCCCGCGCCCGGGCGATCCTGCGGGATGTGGCGGATATCGAGGAGATCGCCAAACAGGGCCGGCACCCGCTTGACGGCACAATCCGTGTCGGCGTGGTGCAATCGCTTGGCTCCTACCTGTTGCCACTGGTGATCCCCGATCTGCATGCCAGCCAGCCGGATCTCAAGCTCTATGTCCGCGAGGGGCCGGCCAATGATCTGCTGACACGTATTGACGAGGGCAGTCTCGACCTGCTGTTCTTCCCCCTGCCCGCCCCGGGATCAGAGCTGGAAACCGCGCGCCTGTTCCGCGAGCCCCTGCTGGCCGTCACCGCCACCGATCATCCCCTGACCGACAAACCCCGGATTTCCCGTGACGATCTGAAAGGGGAAACCATCCTGACCCTGGAACCGGGCCATCGGCTGCATGCGCAGGTCAGGCAGATCTGCACCGATACGGGCGCGCAGCTTAGCCTGGATTACGAGGCCACATCGCTTGACACGATCCGGCAGATGGTGGCCATGGGCCTTGGCATCTCCCTGCTGCCGGCGCTTTATGTCCGCTCGGAAGTGACACAGAACACATTGGTCACCTCACGCCCGCTGACCGGGCCGGTGCCGTTCCGATCCATCGGGATGGTCTGGCGCAAAACCGCCGCAAGGGGGGAGGCCTTTGTGGAACTGGCCCGGATCCTGCGTCGCATCCTGCGGGCAAATGCGCCGGATGTGACCGTCATTGAGTGA
- a CDS encoding Na+/H+ antiporter subunit E — MNIFTLNIVLAVSWAALTGTFTLPGLAVGFALGSAALYVTRPLFPGSERYFLRVWRWVKLIALFLYELVVSSVQVVWDVLTPTQLSSPGIISMPLDVRDEMEVLLVTNLISLTPGTISLDVNEACDTLYIHAMFADDPEAIRAQLKNGMERWVIEAME, encoded by the coding sequence ATGAATATTTTCACCCTGAATATCGTGCTGGCAGTGTCCTGGGCGGCGCTGACCGGTACTTTCACCCTGCCCGGGCTGGCGGTCGGCTTTGCCCTCGGGTCTGCCGCGCTTTATGTCACCCGCCCGCTTTTCCCCGGGTCCGAGAGGTACTTTCTGCGTGTCTGGCGCTGGGTGAAACTCATCGCGCTGTTCCTTTACGAACTGGTGGTCAGTTCCGTTCAGGTGGTCTGGGATGTGCTGACACCCACGCAATTGTCCAGCCCCGGCATCATTTCGATGCCGCTGGATGTCAGGGATGAAATGGAGGTTCTTCTGGTCACCAATCTGATTTCCCTGACCCCCGGCACGATCAGCCTGGATGTGAATGAGGCCTGCGATACGCTTTATATCCATGCCATGTTTGCCGATGATCCCGAGGCGATCCGCGCGCAGTTGAAAAACGGCATGGAACGCTGGGTGATCGAGGCGATGGAGTAG
- a CDS encoding Na+/H+ antiporter subunit D: MSWLLAAPLIIPFATAVLAFLFRNGPEGRWISVIGSAALLIASGLLMQAVLTHGVVAGQMGNWPAPFGITLAADLLSAVMVVITGITGLAVAVYALADIEERLEKLGYHALFQMLLAGVCGAFLTGDLFNLYVWFEVMLISSFGLLILGGRRQQLDGGIKYVTINLVSTILFLGGIGLLYGMTGTLNMADLHLVVQRVENPGLLSVIAVMFMVAFGVKAAVFPLFFWLPASYHTPSVAVSAIFAGLLTKVGVYALIRMFTLVFTLDVAYTHTILLWVAGFTMVTGVLGAAAMNDFRRILSFHIVSQIGYMILGLALFTPLALVGSVFYLVHHIIVKANLFLVAGVARRIAGSTELSAIGGLYKTAPLLGLLFLIPAFSLAGFPPLSGFWAKYILVKASLDLEIWLIAGVALTVGLLTIYSMTKIWGAAFWKPHPSGLHPKLSSLPARDRAALLLPIAALAMLTCIIGLFPEPFVQFATRAAGQLLNPADYVATVLGAEAANASGLAQLEAGE, from the coding sequence ATGAGCTGGCTTCTGGCGGCGCCCCTGATCATTCCGTTTGCCACGGCGGTGCTGGCATTCCTGTTCCGCAATGGCCCGGAAGGGCGGTGGATTTCGGTCATCGGCTCGGCGGCATTGCTGATCGCCTCGGGCCTGCTGATGCAGGCGGTGCTGACCCATGGTGTTGTGGCGGGCCAGATGGGCAATTGGCCGGCCCCTTTCGGCATCACGCTTGCCGCCGATCTGCTAAGCGCGGTGATGGTGGTGATCACCGGGATCACCGGGCTGGCGGTGGCGGTCTATGCCCTGGCGGATATCGAGGAACGGCTGGAGAAGCTGGGTTATCACGCGCTGTTCCAGATGCTTCTGGCCGGGGTCTGCGGCGCGTTTCTGACCGGTGATCTGTTCAACCTCTATGTCTGGTTCGAGGTGATGCTGATCTCCTCCTTCGGGCTGCTGATCCTTGGCGGGCGGCGGCAGCAACTGGATGGCGGTATCAAATATGTCACCATCAATCTGGTCTCGACCATCCTGTTTCTGGGCGGCATCGGCCTGCTTTACGGAATGACCGGCACCCTGAATATGGCCGATCTGCATCTGGTGGTGCAGCGGGTGGAAAACCCGGGGCTGTTGAGTGTTATTGCAGTGATGTTCATGGTGGCCTTCGGGGTGAAAGCCGCGGTTTTCCCGCTGTTTTTCTGGCTGCCTGCCTCATACCACACGCCATCTGTCGCGGTTTCCGCGATCTTTGCGGGGCTTTTGACCAAGGTCGGGGTCTATGCCCTGATCCGCATGTTCACTTTGGTGTTCACGCTGGATGTGGCCTATACCCATACGATCCTGCTTTGGGTCGCGGGGTTCACCATGGTCACCGGCGTTCTGGGGGCTGCGGCGATGAATGATTTCCGGCGCATCCTGTCATTCCACATCGTCAGCCAGATCGGCTATATGATCCTGGGGCTGGCCCTGTTCACACCGCTGGCTCTGGTGGGGTCGGTATTCTATCTGGTCCACCATATCATCGTGAAGGCCAACCTGTTTCTGGTGGCCGGTGTGGCGCGGCGGATTGCCGGATCAACCGAATTGTCGGCCATTGGTGGGTTGTACAAAACCGCGCCGCTGCTTGGCCTGTTGTTCCTGATCCCGGCCTTTTCGCTGGCAGGGTTTCCGCCGCTGTCGGGTTTCTGGGCGAAGTATATTCTGGTGAAAGCCTCGCTGGATCTTGAGATCTGGTTGATCGCCGGGGTGGCGTTAACCGTTGGTTTGCTGACCATCTATTCGATGACGAAAATCTGGGGCGCGGCGTTCTGGAAACCGCACCCGTCAGGCCTGCACCCAAAATTGAGCAGCCTGCCCGCCCGCGACCGGGCCGCCCTGCTTCTGCCGATTGCGGCGCTGGCCATGCTGACCTGTATCATCGGGCTGTTCCCCGAGCCTTTCGTGCAATTCGCCACCCGCGCGGCAGGGCAATTGCTGAACCCGGCGGATTACGTTGCAACCGTATTGGGTGCAGAGGCGGCCAATGCCAGCGGTCTGGCGCAACTGGAGGCGGGCGAATGA
- a CDS encoding ABC transporter ATP-binding protein, translated as MAKPILSLTDTKLTLDGNAGRIDILHGITLQIMGGETVGLVGPSGSGKSSLLMLMGGLDRATGGSVMAGGHDLTAMSEDQLARFRRKHMGVVFQSFHLIPTMTALENVATPLELAGHRDAFDRAETELSGVGLADRLHHYPSQMSGGEQQRVALARAAAPRPDILLADEPTGNLDEANGRAIMDLLFGLRDRHGTTLVLVTHAADLAARCDRVIRLRDGRIDDTAPRAAAE; from the coding sequence ATGGCCAAGCCGATCCTGTCCCTGACCGACACAAAACTCACGCTTGACGGCAATGCCGGTCGCATCGACATCCTGCATGGCATCACCTTGCAGATCATGGGCGGCGAAACCGTGGGGCTGGTCGGGCCGTCTGGGTCTGGCAAATCATCTCTCCTTATGCTCATGGGCGGGCTGGACCGCGCCACGGGCGGTAGCGTCATGGCTGGGGGCCATGACCTGACAGCGATGAGCGAAGACCAACTGGCCCGCTTTCGTCGCAAACATATGGGGGTGGTGTTTCAATCCTTCCACCTTATTCCAACGATGACAGCGTTGGAAAATGTCGCCACACCGCTGGAACTGGCCGGCCACCGCGATGCGTTCGACCGGGCCGAGACAGAGTTGTCGGGCGTTGGCCTTGCTGACCGGCTGCACCATTACCCGTCGCAAATGTCGGGGGGAGAACAACAGCGCGTCGCACTTGCCCGTGCCGCCGCCCCCCGGCCCGATATCCTTCTGGCCGATGAACCCACCGGCAATCTGGATGAGGCAAATGGCAGGGCGATCATGGATCTGCTGTTCGGGCTGCGCGACCGGCATGGCACCACGCTGGTGCTGGTCACCCATGCGGCTGATCTGGCGGCGCGCTGTGACCGGGTGATCCGCCTGCGCGATGGCCGGATCGACGATACCGCGCCCCGCGCCGCCGCGGAATGA
- a CDS encoding metallophosphoesterase — translation MMRSLKSLLQRPDQTAAPTPAPDLPAPGRAVYVVGDLHGCADLLEQILELIDEDIGQIRTHDPQLVFVGNYVDHGPDSATVLERLHELTIELPKNVTCLMGNHDRMMLDFLADPVIRGARWLRAGAATTLASFDLPADHLPKTPEPETLIELAALLKSNLTAARHSWLTGLPLSWSSGTLWVVHAAADPQHRMEDQNPRTLLWGHPEFETRPRSDDIWVAHGHDQVDLPGFAAGRIATNTAAWKSGRLTACAIRPDGSHRILQT, via the coding sequence ATGATGCGCAGTCTCAAATCCCTCCTTCAGCGCCCGGATCAGACCGCCGCCCCCACCCCCGCGCCGGATCTTCCGGCCCCCGGCCGCGCGGTTTATGTGGTGGGCGATCTGCATGGCTGCGCCGATCTGCTGGAACAGATACTGGAACTGATCGACGAGGATATCGGCCAGATCAGGACCCACGACCCGCAACTGGTTTTTGTGGGCAATTATGTCGACCATGGCCCCGACAGTGCAACTGTGCTGGAACGGTTGCACGAGCTGACAATCGAACTGCCGAAAAACGTCACCTGCCTGATGGGCAATCATGACCGGATGATGCTGGACTTTCTGGCCGATCCGGTGATCCGTGGGGCCCGCTGGCTGCGCGCAGGCGCCGCCACAACACTGGCCAGCTTTGACCTGCCCGCAGACCACCTGCCGAAAACACCGGAGCCGGAGACCCTGATCGAACTGGCGGCGCTTCTGAAATCGAACTTGACCGCCGCGCGCCACAGCTGGCTGACGGGCCTGCCGCTCAGCTGGTCAAGCGGCACCCTGTGGGTGGTGCATGCCGCCGCCGACCCGCAGCACCGGATGGAAGACCAGAACCCGCGCACCCTGCTTTGGGGGCACCCGGAATTCGAAACCCGCCCGCGCAGTGATGATATCTGGGTTGCCCATGGCCATGATCAGGTCGATCTGCCGGGTTTTGCAGCAGGGCGTATCGCCACCAATACCGCGGCCTGGAAAAGCGGCCGTCTGACCGCCTGCGCGATCAGACCCGATGGCAGTCACAGAATCTTGCAGACCTGA
- a CDS encoding putative monovalent cation/H+ antiporter subunit A → MAETAGEVPRLAGGPAGWVAIAIPAAICAWLVQFVPAIAAGEVLLWAYDWVPSLGIRLSIMLDGLSLTFALLISGIGALVTLYSSKYLGNHPEYPRFVLFLMAFMFGMLGLVLADNLIGLFVFWEVTTISSYLLIGFNSDEAKSRRSALQALLVTGTGGLALLAGIILLGNVAGSFDLSVVSSRGDLIRAHPLYLPIVILFLAGAFTKSAQFPFHFWLPNAMAAPTPVSAYLHSATMVKAGVFLMARMTPALGGTEFWFWMLVLFGGVTAVFASVLALRQTDIKQVLAYTTLMALGTLTLFIGAGSSAAIKAMMLFLVVHSLYKAALFLMIGIVDHATGTRDADTLSGLGRKMPVTAVVAIIAALSMAGIPPLIGFIGKEFLYKAGLSLDQGMIWVTGAAFVASALMFAVAGIVALRPFFGPLAETPRPAREGPVAMLTGPLILAGLSLYFGLFPDTIEAWLVAPGTWAVYGDPSVAVDLYLFREVNTAFLLSLATFAAGAGIYAIHRPLRLWLARLFEANPVKFDPGWDRLLDGLKALAAWQTGHLQSGVLQRYLFVVFATLGLAIGATIWARGALDFDLDLAAELDGLLFKHWAVLVFVAAGSILTAATNSRMTAIASLGVVGIGVALIFLMFSAPDVAITQLLVETLVVVLVAVAMLKLPHLDPTGTRDRRPWHMGLSVAVGLITTVVLIAVLQGDIDRRLTDYFEIASWPEAHGRNIVNVILVDFRALDTFGEIAVVVIAALAAYALLRGTYYRKPAPGTEEER, encoded by the coding sequence GTGGCAGAGACAGCAGGTGAGGTGCCCCGTCTGGCGGGCGGACCCGCGGGATGGGTGGCAATTGCGATCCCGGCGGCGATATGTGCCTGGCTGGTGCAATTCGTACCGGCCATCGCTGCGGGCGAGGTTCTGCTCTGGGCCTATGACTGGGTGCCCTCGCTGGGCATTCGGCTGTCGATCATGCTGGACGGGTTGAGCCTGACATTCGCGCTTCTGATCAGCGGGATCGGGGCGCTGGTGACGCTTTATTCCTCGAAATACCTGGGAAACCACCCGGAATATCCGCGTTTCGTGCTGTTTCTGATGGCGTTCATGTTCGGCATGCTGGGGTTGGTTCTGGCGGATAACCTGATCGGGTTGTTTGTGTTCTGGGAGGTGACGACGATCTCGTCCTACCTGCTGATCGGGTTCAATTCGGACGAGGCTAAATCGCGCCGCTCCGCCCTGCAGGCGCTGCTGGTGACGGGCACCGGCGGTCTGGCGCTCCTGGCGGGTATCATTCTGCTGGGCAATGTGGCGGGGTCATTTGACCTGTCCGTGGTGTCGAGCCGGGGCGATCTGATCCGTGCCCATCCGCTTTACCTGCCGATTGTGATCCTGTTTCTGGCGGGCGCCTTTACGAAATCCGCGCAATTCCCGTTTCATTTCTGGCTGCCAAACGCGATGGCCGCGCCAACGCCGGTATCCGCCTATCTGCATTCGGCGACCATGGTGAAGGCGGGGGTGTTTCTGATGGCGCGGATGACCCCGGCACTGGGCGGTACGGAATTCTGGTTCTGGATGCTGGTCCTGTTCGGCGGGGTCACTGCTGTCTTTGCCAGTGTGCTGGCCCTGCGGCAGACCGATATCAAGCAGGTGCTGGCCTACACAACGCTGATGGCGCTGGGCACGCTGACCCTGTTTATCGGCGCGGGCAGCAGTGCCGCGATCAAGGCGATGATGCTGTTTCTGGTGGTGCATTCACTGTATAAGGCGGCGCTGTTCCTGATGATCGGGATTGTCGATCATGCCACCGGCACCCGGGATGCGGATACGCTCAGCGGGCTGGGGCGGAAGATGCCGGTCACGGCTGTGGTCGCAATCATCGCTGCCCTGTCCATGGCGGGCATTCCGCCGCTGATCGGTTTCATCGGAAAAGAGTTTCTCTACAAGGCCGGTCTGAGCCTGGATCAGGGGATGATCTGGGTCACCGGTGCGGCCTTTGTCGCCAGCGCGCTGATGTTCGCCGTGGCGGGTATCGTGGCGCTTCGCCCGTTCTTCGGTCCGCTTGCCGAAACCCCGCGCCCGGCCCGGGAAGGGCCGGTTGCGATGTTGACAGGGCCGCTGATACTGGCCGGGCTCAGCCTGTATTTCGGGCTTTTCCCCGACACGATAGAGGCCTGGCTGGTCGCGCCCGGCACCTGGGCGGTTTATGGTGACCCGTCGGTTGCTGTTGATCTCTACCTGTTCCGCGAGGTGAACACGGCTTTCCTTCTGTCGCTTGCCACTTTCGCCGCCGGTGCCGGGATCTATGCGATCCATCGGCCCCTGCGGCTTTGGCTGGCCCGGCTGTTTGAGGCCAATCCGGTCAAATTCGACCCGGGCTGGGACCGGTTGCTGGACGGGCTGAAAGCGCTGGCCGCCTGGCAGACCGGGCATCTGCAATCCGGTGTGTTGCAGCGCTACCTGTTTGTGGTCTTTGCCACGCTGGGGCTGGCGATCGGCGCGACGATCTGGGCGCGGGGGGCGCTGGATTTCGATCTGGATCTGGCGGCAGAACTGGACGGGCTGTTGTTCAAACACTGGGCGGTGCTGGTCTTTGTCGCCGCAGGTTCGATCCTGACGGCGGCCACCAACAGCCGGATGACCGCGATTGCATCCCTTGGCGTTGTCGGCATCGGGGTTGCGCTGATCTTTCTGATGTTCAGTGCGCCGGATGTGGCGATCACGCAATTGCTGGTGGAAACGCTGGTGGTGGTTCTGGTGGCTGTGGCGATGCTGAAACTGCCGCATCTTGACCCGACCGGCACCCGTGACCGGCGGCCCTGGCATATGGGCCTGTCAGTGGCTGTGGGCCTGATCACAACCGTGGTTCTGATCGCCGTGTTGCAAGGCGATATCGACCGCCGCCTGACCGATTACTTCGAGATCGCAAGCTGGCCCGAGGCCCATGGCCGCAACATCGTAAACGTGATCCTGGTGGATTTCCGGGCCCTGGACACGTTTGGTGAGATTGCCGTGGTCGTGATCGCGGCGCTGGCGGCCTATGCGCTGCTGCGCGGCACCTATTACCGGAAACCTGCGCCCGGGACGGAGGAGGAGAGATGA